The following coding sequences lie in one Acropora palmata chromosome 3, jaAcrPala1.3, whole genome shotgun sequence genomic window:
- the LOC141875916 gene encoding oxidative stress-induced growth inhibitor 2-like isoform X2, which translates to MYYLNTIKMIMLIVIIDNILIVITLISSHLCALQLQFKLLCVIKLYMDLEYLSEGLEGRSFNPVALLFDQLLRPNADLGKDQGSCLKWYYNGSRAVKHLVLGSGSPGGCWHNMEGSQLTLSLNNWLELPGCNFQDWLRAHRSSTVRKPCNLVTNGVKSDGYNYDRATTSHIAQYYKDFVANTNIASNFWNDTKVLSVKRLLSEDCMGCHCQDADAHRDGCWEVKGVRTYAGIQGMFVVHAYNVVLATGNRVPETLGIAGEKLPFVYHKMDAIARYLNELPDPPLSVDPCLIVGAGLSAADCVLAARNKGLPVIHAIRRQATDSKIIYNQLPGVVYPEYYKVGQMMKGDATTAYGRDVMYTPFTKTTLVEIRQDKECVLKKADGTLFKQKVSSVFVLIGAKPDLSFLSGVKRLGVHSLKPVDSKDNPIDINPFTYESVNEPGLFAVGPLIGDNFVRFGIGGALGIANNLMKENE; encoded by the exons ATGTATTATTTAAACACGATTAAAATGATCATgttaatagttattattgatAACATATTAATAGTTATTACCTTAATTTCCAGCCATTTATGCGCACTGCAATTGCAATTCAAGCTGTTGTGTGTGATTAAGCTGTACATG GATCTAGAGTATCTTAGTGAAGGCTTGGAGGGGCGTTCTTTCAACCCTGTTGCTTTATTGTTTGATCAGTTATTACGCCCCAATGCTGATCTTGGAAAAGATCAAGGGTCATGCCTCAAGTGGTACTACAATGGAAGCCGAGCTGTAAAGCATTTGGTCTTGGGAAGCGGTTCACCTGGTGGTTGTTGGCACAACATGGAGGGCTCACAGCTGACCTTGAGTCTTAACAACTGGTTGGAGCTTCCAGGGTGCAACTTTCAAGATTGGCTGAGGGCTCACAGGTCTTCAACAGTGAGGAAACCTTGTAACCTTGTTACCAATGGTGTTAAAAGTGATGGGTACAACTATGATCGTGCTACAACTAGTCACATTGCTCAGTACTACAAGGACTTTGTCGCCAACACTAACATTGCATCCAACTTTTGGAATGACACTAAAGTGTTGTCAGTCAAGAGGCTGCTTTCAGAAGATTGCATGGGATGCCATTGTCAAGATGCTGATGCACACAGAGATGGCTGTTGGGAGGTCAAAGGTGTCCGCACATATGCTGGTATCCAAGGCATGTTTGTTGTACATGCATACAATGTTGTTCTTGCCACAGGCAATAGGGTACCAGAGACCCTTGGTATTGCAGGCGAAAAGCTGCCTTTTGTGTACCACAAAATGGATGCCATTGCAAGATACTTAAATGAACTTCCTGATCCACCACTTTCTGTGGATCCATGTCTCATTGTTGGTGCTGGCTTGTCAGCTGCTGATTGTGTGCTGGCTGCACGAAATAAAGGGCTCCCTGTCATTCATGCCATTCGTAGGCAAGCAACTGAttcaaaaatcatttacaaCCAACTGCCAGGGGTGGTCTACCCAGAGTACTATAAGGTTGGTCAGATGATGAAGGGGGATGCAACAACAGCATATGGCAGGGATGTAATGTACACACCCTTCACTAAAACTACCCTGGTGGAGATCCGCCAAGACAAAGAGTGTGTCTTGAAGAAGGCAGATGGTACCCTGTTTAAGCAAAAGGTGTCTAGTGTCTTTGTGTTGATTGGTGCTAAGCCAGACCTCTCCTTTCTTAGTGGTGTGAAACGGCTTGGTGTCCATTCCTTGAAGCCAGTTGATAGTAAAGATAACCCCATTGACATCAACCCATTCACATATGAGTCTGTTAATGAACCAGGTTTGTTTGCAGTTGGGCCATTGATTGGGGACAATTTTGTGCGCTTTGGTATTGGTGGAGCATTAGGTATTGCTAataatttaatgaaagaaaatgagtAA
- the LOC141875916 gene encoding oxidative stress-induced growth inhibitor 2-like isoform X3, producing the protein MKHNDLNKNIAVTMNWYKGNTHAYRHLCALQLQFKLLCVIKLYMDLEYLSEGLEGRSFNPVALLFDQLLRPNADLGKDQGSCLKWYYNGSRAVKHLVLGSGSPGGCWHNMEGSQLTLSLNNWLELPGCNFQDWLRAHRSSTVRKPCNLVTNGVKSDGYNYDRATTSHIAQYYKDFVANTNIASNFWNDTKVLSVKRLLSEDCMGCHCQDADAHRDGCWEVKGVRTYAGIQGMFVVHAYNVVLATGNRVPETLGIAGEKLPFVYHKMDAIARYLNELPDPPLSVDPCLIVGAGLSAADCVLAARNKGLPVIHAIRRQATDSKIIYNQLPGVVYPEYYKVGQMMKGDATTAYGRDVMYTPFTKTTLVEIRQDKECVLKKADGTLFKQKVSSVFVLIGAKPDLSFLSGVKRLGVHSLKPVDSKDNPIDINPFTYESVNEPGLFAVGPLIGDNFVRFGIGGALGIANNLMKENE; encoded by the exons ATGAAACATAATGACTTAAACAAGAATATTGCAGTGACAATGAATTGGTACAAGGGAAATACACATGCATACCG CCATTTATGCGCACTGCAATTGCAATTCAAGCTGTTGTGTGTGATTAAGCTGTACATG GATCTAGAGTATCTTAGTGAAGGCTTGGAGGGGCGTTCTTTCAACCCTGTTGCTTTATTGTTTGATCAGTTATTACGCCCCAATGCTGATCTTGGAAAAGATCAAGGGTCATGCCTCAAGTGGTACTACAATGGAAGCCGAGCTGTAAAGCATTTGGTCTTGGGAAGCGGTTCACCTGGTGGTTGTTGGCACAACATGGAGGGCTCACAGCTGACCTTGAGTCTTAACAACTGGTTGGAGCTTCCAGGGTGCAACTTTCAAGATTGGCTGAGGGCTCACAGGTCTTCAACAGTGAGGAAACCTTGTAACCTTGTTACCAATGGTGTTAAAAGTGATGGGTACAACTATGATCGTGCTACAACTAGTCACATTGCTCAGTACTACAAGGACTTTGTCGCCAACACTAACATTGCATCCAACTTTTGGAATGACACTAAAGTGTTGTCAGTCAAGAGGCTGCTTTCAGAAGATTGCATGGGATGCCATTGTCAAGATGCTGATGCACACAGAGATGGCTGTTGGGAGGTCAAAGGTGTCCGCACATATGCTGGTATCCAAGGCATGTTTGTTGTACATGCATACAATGTTGTTCTTGCCACAGGCAATAGGGTACCAGAGACCCTTGGTATTGCAGGCGAAAAGCTGCCTTTTGTGTACCACAAAATGGATGCCATTGCAAGATACTTAAATGAACTTCCTGATCCACCACTTTCTGTGGATCCATGTCTCATTGTTGGTGCTGGCTTGTCAGCTGCTGATTGTGTGCTGGCTGCACGAAATAAAGGGCTCCCTGTCATTCATGCCATTCGTAGGCAAGCAACTGAttcaaaaatcatttacaaCCAACTGCCAGGGGTGGTCTACCCAGAGTACTATAAGGTTGGTCAGATGATGAAGGGGGATGCAACAACAGCATATGGCAGGGATGTAATGTACACACCCTTCACTAAAACTACCCTGGTGGAGATCCGCCAAGACAAAGAGTGTGTCTTGAAGAAGGCAGATGGTACCCTGTTTAAGCAAAAGGTGTCTAGTGTCTTTGTGTTGATTGGTGCTAAGCCAGACCTCTCCTTTCTTAGTGGTGTGAAACGGCTTGGTGTCCATTCCTTGAAGCCAGTTGATAGTAAAGATAACCCCATTGACATCAACCCATTCACATATGAGTCTGTTAATGAACCAGGTTTGTTTGCAGTTGGGCCATTGATTGGGGACAATTTTGTGCGCTTTGGTATTGGTGGAGCATTAGGTATTGCTAataatttaatgaaagaaaatgagtAA
- the LOC141875916 gene encoding oxidative stress-induced growth inhibitor 1-like isoform X1, whose translation MSLFSCNEDCNPFEVLVIGNGPNALSLSFILSGNVPYYIPHQHPNTILDQKLCEHRGKSLLDCDLEYLSEGLEGRSFNPVALLFDQLLRPNADLGKDQGSCLKWYYNGSRAVKHLVLGSGSPGGCWHNMEGSQLTLSLNNWLELPGCNFQDWLRAHRSSTVRKPCNLVTNGVKSDGYNYDRATTSHIAQYYKDFVANTNIASNFWNDTKVLSVKRLLSEDCMGCHCQDADAHRDGCWEVKGVRTYAGIQGMFVVHAYNVVLATGNRVPETLGIAGEKLPFVYHKMDAIARYLNELPDPPLSVDPCLIVGAGLSAADCVLAARNKGLPVIHAIRRQATDSKIIYNQLPGVVYPEYYKVGQMMKGDATTAYGRDVMYTPFTKTTLVEIRQDKECVLKKADGTLFKQKVSSVFVLIGAKPDLSFLSGVKRLGVHSLKPVDSKDNPIDINPFTYESVNEPGLFAVGPLIGDNFVRFGIGGALGIANNLMKENE comes from the exons atgtcattgttttcttgcaaTGAAGATTGCAACCCCTTTGAGGTTTTGGTGATAG gAAATGGTCCAAATGCCCTCAGTTTATCATTTATATTATCTGGAAATGTGCCTTACTACATACCGCATCAACATCCGAACACTATTCTGGATCAGAAACTTTGTGAACATCgtggaaaatcattattgGACTGT GATCTAGAGTATCTTAGTGAAGGCTTGGAGGGGCGTTCTTTCAACCCTGTTGCTTTATTGTTTGATCAGTTATTACGCCCCAATGCTGATCTTGGAAAAGATCAAGGGTCATGCCTCAAGTGGTACTACAATGGAAGCCGAGCTGTAAAGCATTTGGTCTTGGGAAGCGGTTCACCTGGTGGTTGTTGGCACAACATGGAGGGCTCACAGCTGACCTTGAGTCTTAACAACTGGTTGGAGCTTCCAGGGTGCAACTTTCAAGATTGGCTGAGGGCTCACAGGTCTTCAACAGTGAGGAAACCTTGTAACCTTGTTACCAATGGTGTTAAAAGTGATGGGTACAACTATGATCGTGCTACAACTAGTCACATTGCTCAGTACTACAAGGACTTTGTCGCCAACACTAACATTGCATCCAACTTTTGGAATGACACTAAAGTGTTGTCAGTCAAGAGGCTGCTTTCAGAAGATTGCATGGGATGCCATTGTCAAGATGCTGATGCACACAGAGATGGCTGTTGGGAGGTCAAAGGTGTCCGCACATATGCTGGTATCCAAGGCATGTTTGTTGTACATGCATACAATGTTGTTCTTGCCACAGGCAATAGGGTACCAGAGACCCTTGGTATTGCAGGCGAAAAGCTGCCTTTTGTGTACCACAAAATGGATGCCATTGCAAGATACTTAAATGAACTTCCTGATCCACCACTTTCTGTGGATCCATGTCTCATTGTTGGTGCTGGCTTGTCAGCTGCTGATTGTGTGCTGGCTGCACGAAATAAAGGGCTCCCTGTCATTCATGCCATTCGTAGGCAAGCAACTGAttcaaaaatcatttacaaCCAACTGCCAGGGGTGGTCTACCCAGAGTACTATAAGGTTGGTCAGATGATGAAGGGGGATGCAACAACAGCATATGGCAGGGATGTAATGTACACACCCTTCACTAAAACTACCCTGGTGGAGATCCGCCAAGACAAAGAGTGTGTCTTGAAGAAGGCAGATGGTACCCTGTTTAAGCAAAAGGTGTCTAGTGTCTTTGTGTTGATTGGTGCTAAGCCAGACCTCTCCTTTCTTAGTGGTGTGAAACGGCTTGGTGTCCATTCCTTGAAGCCAGTTGATAGTAAAGATAACCCCATTGACATCAACCCATTCACATATGAGTCTGTTAATGAACCAGGTTTGTTTGCAGTTGGGCCATTGATTGGGGACAATTTTGTGCGCTTTGGTATTGGTGGAGCATTAGGTATTGCTAataatttaatgaaagaaaatgagtAA